The genomic stretch ATATATttctatttataaaataactaagatggTACGcctgttctgattggttaaaagccTATGGTgatttaccggcgtgataacctacttgtaaacaagcttttctcgtgttctctcAACATCCCGCATGCGTTATCACACCGGTAAACCCTAAGGAAGTGttgtctattgcttaaataatcaGACAGCCTTTATCATAAGTAAGGGCGTTATATGGGAAGCTTGGTAAGGCCTACAATAAGTACTGCTGTGGCACAGTCCAAAAATCACTGCACGCTAGGGGATTACAACAGCATTCGAGACCCTAAAgataaagtgttttttttttctccagtggACGTTTGTGTACCCTAAATGGAGATGCGTTCTAACTAAAAGCACCCCGCCAAACTAAAGGTTCCATAGCCTCCTATGGAGGCATTCCTTTGCTTCGTCACGTAATCTCTTCTTTCCCTACGAGGAGGAGAGATTGCGTGATGGGCTAAACaatgtctgcgtgggaggctatagGTTCTACGCTATCAGAGAACAAAACTCTTTAGACGGTTAACAGTTGTTGACTTTCTTTCCCTTGGTTTGGAAAGCTATGCTTAATTTCTACTGAATAAAAGAAACGCAGTTTATTTGAGTCTCAATATGTTACGCACGAAAGTATAAGAGAActcaatttttccatcttcttgtGCAGAAGAAaacgccattttacgtggtcatccgaagCACAAGAAGGTTtagccgtttgcagggcaaaggctgtaccttcatttctcacaTATTTTGggccctgagtattggtccggctcCAGGAAACGAACCCGCGACCTCTCGCTCTTTAGACAAGTGTTCTTGCCGTGACTGAGCTTCTCCTGCTGCGGTTTGTGGACCACTGAAAAAAGCGAACACTAATTCAGTACATACGTCAGCTTCTTACCAGTTCTCCGTAGGTAGGGCTCGGTCCCCAACTGACTACGCTATCGTCTGCGGCGAGAACAATACTCGTTTTGCTGtcgaaaaaaaaactcataagTTACGTTTAATCATCTGGCCAATGGTACGCATCAAAACCTGTTCACGAGGAGTGACACAGAaaatagcctgcataacaggcgctttatgaacCAAGCGAGGAAAACACGGCATTTTGCGTGAAGCACGAAACAAGCGCACAGCGCGAGACTAGggtagaagaaaagaaaatgctcGTCTAGCGCTTATACAGGCTACACAGAAAATTCCTTTACAAATGAAGCACCAATCGCTTCTGACGCTGTCAAGTTGAGTAGGAAAAGTTTGACTCTCATGCTTAATTTTCGGATGAAAAAGCTGATTTGCTAAGTGGTTCCATCAATTTAACCCCACCCTCTTCCTTGAacccttccctccccctccctgAAAACAATTCCCCTCTTTAACACTTGAGTATATCGGTTTGGTTTGAATCCAGGAGAGAGGGAGGTGAATTACCGGGTCCATCACGTTACGTCCCATGGTCCCTGGGTCCCCGGGTCCCCGTGGACAAGGTCTCTTGGGGGGTATTGAAGAAAGCGCGAGCGGATAGGGAGAGAATAGGGAGgtaaggcggggggggggggaagggggggctCCCGCCTCCCTCACCACGCTTACCAAGGGCACCTGTCCGCAAGTAaagtaggctgatttagcaacagagcGGGAaagtcagttgacgacggcgcgcagAAATTAAACAATGGCTTGACTAACGGCAGaacggcaaattgggcaccggaagtcgtgtttagtcctctcaaagcgttttgccgtcgtcaactgacgttcacgtcctgttgctaaatcagcctaatatctaaaataataaacaattattggataaAGTTTTGTAATACAGTCAAACACGGACAGCTAATTATTACGGTTCATGtcctctaaattcaacctgcttaatacggGCACCGCGTTCATACTGACACTTTCTATCATCCGCCATTTTCTCCAGCCTTTCCAAAACGCTGCGCTACCGCGCCTTCCATTCCTTTTTCAATTGTACTGATATCGGAAAAcgtcttccaaatatggtaaacgCTAGCTGGTTGTGAAGAATAATCAGGGgaatttcagccaatcagatagGGAGAAAACCTGACTAATCTTTCTATTGCTCAATAAGTTTACAGGTTGCCATGgttacaaaacaacaactataCGAAGATAATATTACAGAAGCATTGCCCGCAGCTGCAGTAGCAAAGCTATTCCTTATTCAAGGCGGGACAATGAGTGCAAAATATTAAATTACTGGATACTTACGAGCAGCCAACACTGCGTACATCCCAGCCACACATATCGCTAACTGGCTTAGGATACATGGTCGCATCACCTGTACTCTTCGTCTGACCCCAGAAAAATAACTGAGAATTCTTTACCCCACAGACTGACATGCTGTATGTGGAACCAGCATGAACAGATGAAACACCTAAAAAAGATGTCGGGTAAGATTAAAGAGGCTGTGTGACTGTCAAGGCTAccttgttcattttgtttttaatagcAGTTACCGTAAGTGACCTAATAAAAGCccacttccaaataaacgcctcATATAATAAAATGTCTCTCTTTCGTAGTACGTCAAAcctcatctaaaattttcggaaaaataatactcaagaccttgtaatttcgaaaagactcaagctTCCCTCGGATGactgaacagatacaaattttatagcaccgcttagaatgcatttctagatatctaaaagtactctggatagcctaaaaagtgttttcaatgtatttaggaggaaaccatcgttgggtgcccctgtttaatGTTTCTTTCAATTCGGTGGCCGTTCCttctgtttgaattttgataatttttgtcACACAGCTCCTGCGGCTAACTCGACCTGTGATTGAACTAACGCaaaaattttccttcatcaCATAAATAGATAAAATACATTGGCTTTTGTACAGTGGATTAAAAGCTGGCATCTTTGCATCTTCAAATACCCTGCCGAGACAGAGCTAAGGCTTGAAAAGCTGCATTTTGGATTGTactatagcctgcgaaaacatccgtttcgaaacgtccccagctacgaagagcgaggagaaacggatgttttcgcaggctaattgtaCTAATGTGGACAACTTACTCCATCAAGTCAGCTAAGTCAAATCTaaatttttgaacaactgcTGTATTATATTGAAACAATGTCACATAACTAAGTTAATAGTTTGCGGTACAAGAGGTTCAGTGTGTATGTTGACAGTATTTTCGCGTAAACTCGAAAAAAAGACTTGATTCTCTTCCGGTTCTTTTTCTACCCGGTGACTTTGGCGAGTTCTTAGGGTCCCCTTTCCCTGAGAGAGAAATCTCcaaaaaatgaatatttataCTTACTTTTTCCTTTGAAGAAGTTCACGAGTCTAGGAACCAGTTCGTCTTTTTGTTGGTAATGACCAAGGCGGCCATAACCTCCAAATCCCCAAGTGTATACCCTGTCTTTAGTGTCTCTTGcaacctggaaaaaaaatttacacaaTTGACAAACGCTTATAGGGCCAAAACAGcgagaagtttttttttcagtaaagtaCAATGTTTTGAGCGCGCAGAGCTAACTGAGGACCACACTATTTTTAGATCGTCTGCTGGTGACAACATCACCATTTCTACCCTGTCAAACGACTCACCGACTgagcaacaaacaaacagaccGCTGGCCTTACAGACAGGAGAGTTGAGTCTGCTAACAGCCCATTTGGCTCATCTAAACGGTAGGTAGGCTCGGATAGACTGAGGAGAGATCATCGAGTTTTCCCTTGGGATGGCAATCGCTAGTCACACTTCTAGGGGCTTCCTTGCTCGGTTTCCTCGCTTATGGGACAAACCAAGGCTCTCCCCCGCGCAAAGCCTCCTAGCTAGATAAACTTGATATTTACTTCTTAGTGGCACTATACCTAAATAGTGTTCActtaaagttttctaaaaatacCTGATTTATTTTCGTAcggacggacgaaaacggagATTTTCCAATAGGATGATATCATACATCATACGGCGCATGCTCTGAAAGGGTCGCTACCGTATTTCTGTCGTTTTCAgtagcgttttcgtgtggataGGAGTAAAGGATTCAAATACGGTAAGTATGgacgcgttttttttttaacggagaaaaaaccctcattttcaaaaatattcaaataCGTGTGAACGAGGCGTAACACAGAATCGACTGTatggaaagagaaaaatcttaCCGTGTGATTATTACCACAACATACATCTACTATCTTGACATCATCCAAAACGTGCGTCAAGCCATCTCTTGTCTTCTCCACAAAGACAGCAACGTGCCGCGGAAGAACCTCGCAGTCAAACGCCAACTTGTTGGCCGTGACGAAGTACTGCCCGTCTGTGTTATGGCCAAGCTGCCCGTATTCAGGGCGACCGAACGAGTAGAGTAAGTTATTTTCGTCAATAAACATGCTAAATTCAGCACCACAAGCTGTTTTGATGATCTTTTTGTTTCCTGGATGAACAATCTGTTACGTgacaaaaaagggaagaaaattaCAGATAAAAAACTCTTTGCCAATATTTACTTAACTTGCAAGCTCCCGACTGCTTCAGTGTTCTACATCTTATTGCATTTTGCCTTCGCAAATACCACACGGAAACTTTTTCCTGTAGAACGGGTCATTTCAGCAcagttaattaacaattattcctcgagcccgaatgggctattgactcagaggccaagagggcgagaggaataattgttttagtaaaatccaactagttggtcaaaaatattgagacaaaacaactttagctagttaaagctagactttaatcctttttggccgccaaaaagccggcgcttttcgctactagttcgctataacatatagcctaatAGTAGCTCAACCTATCAGaccgcagcattgataatagaccactaattggattttactaaaatgtaGGTAGCGTCTAAAACTCAGCCAGGAAACACCTGAGAACTCTTGAGCTGAACTTTTCCAATGAGTGTTTCTGCACTCAAATCTAAATTGGTATTTAGAAGTGTTGTAAAGTTTAACTAGAAAGGTATGAAAACTGGGCCAAGTCGAAGGCGCACCATAATGGTGAGATTAACCAAAATGATTAAATTAGATGGGTATCCTGTACCTGGACAGGCTTTGGCATAATGGGCTTTTGATGACCTTGGCCTAGCTGTGACATTTTATTGTCTCCAAATCCAAACAAGATGCCTtcagctgaaaaataaaataacttacaTGTAATATGAAACAAACCAAGAAACAATAACCCAAAGCTAAGCGTTGACTCTTTTAATTCCTTAGCCACTTTTCCTAACCTGTAAGGACCAGAGTGTGTGCCTTTCCACAACTGGCCTGTACAAAAGTGTAGGTCTTTAAACTCTCTATGACCTTTGGCTTATTGCAGCGGATTGTGTCCCCATGGCCAAGCTGGCCTTTGTCATTACGACCTAGCAAAAAGAAACCATTAAAATTAAGTTAGACTCTAAAATGTACAGAAGATAATGATGAGGAtggtgttgatgatgatgatgatgatggtgttggcgttgataatgatgattgtgacaatgatgatggcagcgatgatgatgatgattttgcaATAGCATGTGCTACACTTTTGGGTTAGCAATCTTAAATCAATATCAGCAAAAAAGTTGATTATTAACTCTACACCACATACCAAAACTCATGATAGTTCCACCCTCGCAAATGATAATACTGTGACAAGCACTAGGTCCTGATGCCACATGCTGGACTCTGATGTTGTTTAACGATGAAATACTGTGTGGTTCCCACAAGTTAGGCCCTCCTGCATTAGCTGCATTAAAATCAAAAGTAACAGCAGTCGTGGAAATTTAGCAGCCTAATGATTCCTCGTAATCAATGTTAAAATCTATATgtacttcacaaaaaaattattattattattataaatcaaTCAAATACCAGAGCTGTGGCATACTATGGCAGCACATGGTGACCCCTGGtgccataattttcctttttggtgactaggaaatcttagttgttttttttaaagaaatcctATGATTAGggtaccctggatttcacaggtccATATTATTAAGCTCTCTTCAGGTTTTCTAAGAGAACAACCATGCAATCATAAATTACAATCCTCTGGTACAGTAATATTACATGTATAAACAACGGTTTGGTCAAGTCCATGTTTCTTAATAACAGGGCTCAGTGGAATACAGGACAATACACAGTTACACAGTGTATATTTTGAAAGGTCAAGATTACCCTCTTgatttttaagtattttaatccACTTCATTAGTCAATACTACTCAACAGTAAAGATCGCATATATGTAGTACTTATACAGCATAAATACACACATGCAATGTAAAGGGTAAAATTTATTGCatttaaaaacatcaagaaaatataatttttttgagaGTTCTGtattattttgattaaaaataaagttggaaGATTGCCAACTTGAAGAACGAACAAACATTAGTTTATATCCACCTACCTCCAGATTTTGGGACCTCTTTTCGTCCAATCATGTCCCAGTTTGTTCCACCACTAATAAGAAGCCTACCACATGTGCTCACAGCTTCTGTGTTTGACTTAAGATTAGATgcaaaaaagcaaatttaatcATGATTTGTATAGTGCTGCTTCAGTGGACTatatttaaatacttcaaagaCCAATGATAACGTACacataaaaaaatgtgaagTTAAACTACCCTTTTTGTTTCCTATTTAAAATGCTATAACAAAATCTGgatgtttcttggtgttgtgcAAACCATTGCCGGTTCACTTTTGTGTTGCATTATGGGTATTCTTCAGTGTCTTTTAAATCTTTTGTATTACCAACATCATTTTGGTGATTGCACTCATCTGCAACACTAAGATTTTTTTAACCGTCAAAATCTGGATCGGAACAGACTGGATCAAAACCCCTATACATCTTTATAAAACTCCTAGGGATGATAAAAAGGTGTTAATCTGACCCAAGCCATTATTAAAGTCTGCAGGGACAGTGGAGCAGGGAGGGAAGGTAATCTTCTAGAGAAAAATGGTTTATTTGTAATTAAGAATAAGGTACATGCTGTAAGCACTAGGAGTACCTTCCCTTTCAAAGAACTAGACACCAGAAGGTGTATACTGGGCTGCCATAAAACCTAGACTAGATAGAAATAATGTATAATTTGTATGGAAACGAAAAGTTTACCACAACAGACAGCTGACAGCGTATGAAAGGAAGAAGTAACCCTTCTAAATCCAGTCCCATGCCAGACACCACCCCAACCCACAGGTCTCTTTAAACTGTTTGAACTGAGACTATAAATATATGATTGATAATTCCAATGTTATTGATGGTTGATACAAAACTGTGTTTACTGTGGGCTTACCATCAACAGCATTTACATTCGTATTTTTGGAATTCTTATGCTTCCACCAAAGATAGATTGCCTATAGCTTCGATTCGCTTCGAGCTCCCTAATAAAATGTACTCTGCTGAAGTCCGCTGACCTATTCTATGTGTACTCTCATAACCTGTGCATGCGCTGAACACACCAGAGTGTGGCTTGTGCCAGAAGGAAAAACCAAGCCCATTTTATAACTGGGCcgaaccacaggcagcccagtaaagATCTTATTGAGAATGTTGAAGAATAACATTTCCGTGCCtctagatttcaaaattttctgtggTAGGACTCCCCAAGACTCCCCCTCCAACAAACTTGTGTCTCTAGCGTGCGTTttcaagcccccccccccccccccccgcctcccagTTGAAATAATTGCACTGACCCTAATACCATAAGACAATAAGATAAACTTGCAAATATTTAATCAGAGAAACCAAGgagaaaggaaaacaacaataatttaTGAACCCAAAAATAGATCTAGAGTGTAATTTGGAGAGGTTAATTTTGGAATCAAAACACAACCTTAAGTTAATATTAGACCaattaatatttcatttctcCGGAAATTATCTCAAGAAGTAAAAGATAGAGTTTCTTGATAATGGCAGTACTTGTCAAATATTTCTGTagtaaaaacaaagataaaatatCAGAAGACACTGTTACAAAACATCCCAGAAATCCCACCCACTGCATTCACTTACCTCTGATAGCAATTTTAAAGCCCACGTATCACTACACAAAAATCACTATCCATTGTCTATT from Porites lutea chromosome 1, jaPorLute2.1, whole genome shotgun sequence encodes the following:
- the LOC140941604 gene encoding protein RCC2-like — encoded protein: MSNPEVAPTKRKAELDSCVDENSKKSKTDSSTPLESPGQENFPQEHLKDETLADTTSEEATESDEVQSNTEAVSTCGRLLISGGTNWDMIGRKEVPKSGANAGGPNLWEPHSISSLNNIRVQHVASGPSACHSIIICEGGTIMSFGRNDKGQLGHGDTIRCNKPKVIESLKTYTFVQASCGKAHTLVLTAEGILFGFGDNKMSQLGQGHQKPIMPKPVQIVHPGNKKIIKTACGAEFSMFIDENNLLYSFGRPEYGQLGHNTDGQYFVTANKLAFDCEVLPRHVAVFVEKTRDGLTHVLDDVKIVDVCCGNNHTVARDTKDRVYTWGFGGYGRLGHYQQKDELVPRLVNFFKGKSVSSVHAGSTYSMSVCGVKNSQLFFWGQTKSTGDATMYPKPVSDMCGWDVRSVGCSKTSIVLAADDSVVSWGPSPTYGELGYGLRKGGQKSSTNPKIVEPLEGIYVQEVACGYGHTLYIARDEETDLPLLSKLPVYDPDKV